A window of Pedobacter lusitanus contains these coding sequences:
- a CDS encoding DoxX family protein yields the protein MKPLLVLLLTFAAALLIIRLLTGYNDPALSGKIALSVMLIFTGSAHFFFTDGMTMMVPDFIPRKKELVYLTGIIEILAAAGLLIPSLSILTAWLLILFFVLLLPANINAARKQINYQKGTANGSGLKYLWFRVPLQIFFILWTYCWAISC from the coding sequence ATGAAACCACTCCTAGTTTTACTTCTCACATTTGCTGCTGCATTATTGATTATCCGGCTGCTAACTGGTTATAATGACCCCGCCCTGTCCGGAAAAATTGCACTCTCCGTCATGCTTATTTTTACCGGTTCAGCTCACTTTTTCTTTACAGACGGCATGACCATGATGGTTCCGGATTTTATTCCCCGCAAAAAAGAACTTGTTTATCTGACCGGTATAATTGAAATCCTTGCCGCAGCAGGTCTGCTGATTCCCTCTCTAAGTATCCTGACAGCCTGGTTACTGATTCTGTTTTTCGTCTTGCTTTTACCAGCCAATATCAATGCCGCCCGGAAACAGATAAACTATCAGAAAGGTACTGCAAATGGAAGTGGTCTGAAGTATCTCTGGTTCAGAGTTCCTTTGCAGATTTTCTTTATCCTGTGGACTTACTGCTGGGCCATTTCCTGCTAA